The Pongo abelii isolate AG06213 chromosome 20, NHGRI_mPonAbe1-v2.0_pri, whole genome shotgun sequence genome window below encodes:
- the ZNF256 gene encoding zinc finger protein 256, with product MAAAELTAPAQGIVTFEDVAVYFSWKEWGLLDEAQKCLYHDVMLENLTLTTSLGGSGAGDEEACYQQSTSPQRMSQVRIPKALPSPQKTSPCEICGPVLREILHLVEHQGTHHGQKLYTDGACRKQLQFTAYLHQHQKQHVGQKHFRSNGGRDMFLSSCTFEVSGKPFTCKEVGKDFLVRSRFLQQQAAHTRKKSNRTKSAVAFHSVKNHYNWGECVKAFSYKHVRVQHQGDLIRERSYMCSECGKSFSTSCSLSDHLRVHTSEKPYTCGECGKSYRQSSSLITHRRIHTGVRPHQCDECGKLFNRKYDLLIHQRVHTGERPYKCSECGKSFSHSSSLITHQRIHTGMRPYECNECGKSFIHSSSLITHQRVHTGTRPYMCSECGKSFSQSCHLVKHRRLHIGEGPYECSECGKLFTYRSRFFQHQRVHTGVRSHECHECGKLFSRKFDLIVHERVHTGERPYECSECGKSFTCKSYLISHWKVHTGARPYECGECGKSFTHSSTLLQHQRVHTGERPYECSECGKFFSQSSSLIRHRRSHTGERPYECSECWKSFSNHSSLVKHRRVHTGERPYECSECGKSFSQSSNLTNHQRIHSGERPYECSDCGKFFTFNSNLLKHQNVHKG from the exons ATGGCGGCGGCCGAGCTGACGGCTCCGGCCCAG GGCATTGTGACCTTTGAGGACGTGGCTGTGTACTTCTCCTGGAAGGAATGGGGTCTTCTTGATGAGGCTCAGAAATGCCTATACCACgatgtgatgctggagaactTGACACTTACAACCTCCCTGG gtgGTTCTGGAGCAGGGGATGAGGAGGCATGTTATCAGCAGAGCACTTCTCCACAGCGGATGTCACAGGTTAGGATTCCTAAGGCCCTTCCTTCTCCCCAGAAGACCAGCCCGTGTGAGATATGTGGCCCAGTCTTGAGAGAGATTTTGCACTTGGTTGAACACCAGGGAACACACCATGGTCAGAAACTGTATACAGACGGGGCATGTAGGAAACAATTACAATTTACTGCATACCTTCATCAGCACCAGAAGCAGCATGTTGGACAGAAACACTTCAGAAGCAATGGGGGCAGAGACATGTTTTTGAGCAGCTGCACATTTGAAGTATCTGGGAAGCCCTTCACTTGTAAGGAGGTTGGGAAGGATTTCCTGGTGAGATCAAGATTTCTTCAGCAACAGGCTGCCCACACCAGAAAGAAGTCAAACAGAACCAAGAGTGCAGTGGCCTTTCACAGTGTAAAAAATCATTACAACTGGGGAGAATGTGTGAAAGCTTTCAGCTACAAACATGTACGAGTTCAGCACCAGGGAGACCTCATTAGGGAAAGATCTTACATgtgcagtgaatgtgggaaatcTTTTAGCACAAGCTGTAGCCTCAGTGATCATTTGAGAGTTCACACTTCAGAAAAACCTTATACATGTGGGGAATGTGGGAAATCCTATAGGCAAAGCTCTAGCCTTATTACGCACCGAAGAATTCACACTGGAGTAAGACCTCATCAATGTGATGAATGTGGAAAATTATTTAACAGGAAGTATGACCTTCTTATACATCAGAGAGTTCATACTGGAGAAAGGCCTTACAagtgcagtgaatgtgggaaatcCTTTAGCCATAGCTCTAGCCTCATTACACaccagagaattcatactggaatGAGGCCTTATGAGTGCAATGAATGTGGGAAATCTTTTATCCATAGTTCTAGCCTTATTACACACCAGAGAGTTCACACTGGTACAAGGCCTTATATgtgcagtgaatgtgggaaatcCTTTAGCCAGAGCTGTCACCTCGTTAAACACCGGAGACTTCACATTGGAGAAGGGCCTTATGAGTGTAGTGAATGTGGGAAATTGTTTACTTATAGATCTCGTTTCTTCCAACACCAGAGAGTTCATACTGGAGTAAGATCTCATGAATGTCATGAATGTGGAAAATTATTTAGCAGGAAATTTGACCTCATTGTACATGAGAGAGTTCACACAGGAGAAAGGCCGTATGAGTGCAGTGAATGTGGAAAATCCTTTACCTGTAAATCCTACCTCATCTCACACTGGAAAGTTCATACTGGAGCAAGGCCTTATGAATGTGGGGAATGTGGGAAATCATTTACCCATAGCTCTACACTCCTTCAACACCagagagttcacactggagaaaggccttatgagtgcagtgaatgtgggaaGTTTTTTAGCCAGAGTTCCAGCCTCATTAGACATAGGAGAAGTCACACTGGAGAAAGGCCTTATGAGTGCAGTGAGTGTTGGAAATCCTTTAGTAACCACTCTAGCCTTGTTAAACACCGAAGAGTTCATACCGGAGAAAGGCCTTATGAATGCAGTGAATGTGGAAAATCCTTTAGCCAGAGCTCTAACCTCACTAATCACCAGCGAATTCACAGTGGGGAAAGGCCTTATGAGTGTAGTGACTGTGGAAAATTTTTTACCTTCAACTCCAACCTCCTAAAACATCAGAATGTTCACAAGGGATAA